Proteins encoded together in one Telopea speciosissima isolate NSW1024214 ecotype Mountain lineage chromosome 4, Tspe_v1, whole genome shotgun sequence window:
- the LOC122658635 gene encoding uncharacterized protein LOC122658635 isoform X1 translates to MASVGADEGNSVVDGTGSDSDTQSPSASSFSSGGQSEDENDDELRTLQCTVPFQDIIPDETQVLDYQTQLLNLGDETQVLDYQDWNENMTQLVNGCDDEMLTDSDSQGTNGTLVLTDVDDNDGSERGIGDDVVEMEKRQLSPSNDQAEKDHVVDSDASTDDEHGSASLRDSSPVVGGITCGGTQILPDSNPSNSQFGLEVVHDHDKWRCDGSLKKPGNASKCTVGNPRVRQLFKDDSLAGYKESNCNIDGKNGGTESPQLVADDHKFVGLSYAESQEPGEQSQANALDVVDRFLSVNNVELSQDVHHGTTIKGNSPPVLKAKGPQSLAKRPNLSPVGTVGVYDWIDSREDEGGGCFFTKRKESFFEKEGHGRRSLTQPQNSRRKRGRNLTEESGQKEKGFNLHQKIIGLTHSDSRLMLHNSKAVHSAETKTKKNLAGELDKQLNVESPGKNLDVPGINSETPGAYEVGFDTQMAAEAMEALFYGDPSNQDVTDAHQVTDMVPCLKHVSPKKRAHPPGSGGNMRQSKQKKMLETKLSKETLTSSRKCNKRRKVKVSPDSEIEPKLRRHKFKSAQHLHSGNAVNGNESSVRRSSRLVRERKTVEPMNRAHVEDAGKYGSSAATNGHLPLSKRQRQEDYRTIIPIAHRTRQCIAVNSLKKTRNSSDDSEGGKDGILKVAVLEDKRKRRSSHVDASNVLIHAETHSKLDSNQIGEASKGKVSREEQQGYSSPHEELAATASCMKLGALSYPKGRRTRRNMSRHLSKVDNLNGPSSVSDGEEVNKQSVTVQQRNNDNVKSSCIKLDVKRKTQSAAYPCPFLPSAEKKAEENLLRIDHSGSADANDNLDSMGMNGNLIPKSQIGSKASMQPGKKDETTEHEEVNTMLAASPSEKATPSHSACTTPSNGTPINAASPVCLGNEYPKQSCRKSLSRSCLKKELTRLGATKAVPTPALKDLRRRRDITTVRVLFSHHLDEDIIKQQKKILARLRVPLASSSSDATHFVADKFVRTRNMLEAIALGKPVVTHLWLESCRQASSFIDERNYILRDFKKEKEIGFSMPVSLARASQCPLLQGKQVFITPNIKPGKELIASLVKAVHGQAVERIGRSAVKDDKVPDNLLVLSSEEDYAICVPLLEKGASIYSSELLLNGIIIQKLEYERHLLFVDHVKRTRSTIWLRKEGNQFLPVTKCK, encoded by the exons ATGGCTTCTGTTGGAGCAGATGAAGGGAATTCGGTTGTAGATGGTACTGGTAGTGACTCCGACACTCAGTCTCCCTCcgcctcctccttctcttccg GCGGTCAATCAGAAGATGAAAATGACGATGAGTTGCGGACTTTACAGTGTACCGTGCCCTTTCAAGATATCATTCCAGATGAAACACAAGTACTGGATTATCAAACTCAATTGTTGAATCTTGGGGATGAAACACAAGTACTGGATTATCAGGATTGGAATGAAAATATGACCCAGTTGGTGAATGGGTGTGATGATGAGATGTTGACCGACAGTGATAGTCAAGGAACAAATGGAACCCTAGTATTGACTGATGTTGATGATAATGATGGCTCTGAAAGAGGAATAGGGGATGATGTAGTTGAGATGGAGAAAAGACAACTTAGTCCTTCCAATGATCAAGCAGAGAAGGACCATGTGGTGGATTCTGATGCCTCAACCGATGATGAGCACGGTTCAG CATCTTTAAGGGATTCTAGTCCAGTCGTCGGTGGTATAACATGTGGGGGAACTCAAATCTTGCCAGATTCTAACCCGAGTAACAGTCAATTTGGATTGGAAGTTGTTCACGACCATGATAAATGGAGATGCGATGGTAGCTTGAAGAAACCTGGGAATGCAAGTAAGTGCACAGTGGGTAATCCAAGAGTGAGACAACTTTTTAAAGATGATTCACTTGCCGGATATAAAGAATCCAACTGTAATATTGATGGCAAGAATGGGGGGACAGAATCACCTCAGTTGGTTGCTGATGATCACAAATTTGTGGGGTTAAGCTATGCTGAGTCTCAAGAACCTGGTGAACAGTCTCAGGCCAATGCACTGGATGTTGTGGATAGGTTTCTGTCAGTCAATAATGTTGAGTTGTCTCAGGATGTTCACCATGGAACAACCATCAAGGGGAATTCACCTCCTGTCTTGAAAGCAAAGGGGCCTCAAAGTTTGGCTAAGAGACCCAATCTTAGCCCAGTTGGGACGGTGGGAGTCTATGACTGGATTGACAGCCGTGAGGACGAAGGAGGAGGATGTTTCTTCACAAAGAGGAAGgaatcattctttgaaaaagaaGGCCATGGGAGGAGATCTCTTACCCAACCCCAGAACTCCAGGCGTAAGAGAGGCAGAAACCTGACTGAGGAGTCGGGACAGAAGGAAAAAGGCTTCAACCTCCATCAGAAGATAATCGGTTTAACCCATTCAGATTCAAGGTTAATGTTGCACAATTCTAAAGCGGTGCACTCAGctgaaacaaaaaccaaaaagaatcttGCTGGGGAGTTGGATAAACAGTTAAATGTAGAATCTCCGGGAAAAAATTTGGATGTACCTGGGATTAACTCAGAGACACCTGGCGCATATGAAGTTGGTTTTGATACACAAATGGCTGCTGAAGCAATGGAAGCCTTGTTCTATGGAGACCCTTCCAATCAGGACGTGACTGATGCTCATCAAGTTACAGATATGGTGCCTTGTTTAAAGCATGTTTCCCCTAAGAAGAGGGCTCATCCTCCTGGTTCTGGTGGCAATATGAGGCAATCAAAGCAAAAGAAGATGCTTGAAACCAAATTAAGCAAAGAGACTCTCACTTCATCTCGTAAATGCAATAAGAGGCGAAAAGTGAAGGTTTCTCCAGATTCAGAAATAGAACCAAAATTGAGGAGGCACAAGTTTAAGAGTGCGCAACACTTACATTCTGGGAATGCTGTTAATGGGAATGAAAGCTCAGTCAGAAGATCATCTAGACTTGTTCGCGAAAGAAAGACTGTGGAACCTATGAATAGGGCTCATGTTGAAGATGCTGGTAAATATGGTAGTTCTGCTGCTACAAATGGACATCTCCCCCTTAGCAAAAGACAACGTCAAGAGGATTATAGGACTATCATACCCATTGCTCATCGGACTAGGCAGTGCATAGCAGTAAATTCATTGAAAAAAACTAGGAATTCATCCGATGATTCTGAAGGAGGGAAAGATGGCATATTGAAGGTTGCTGTTCTGGAGgacaaaaggaaaaggagaagttCACATGTGGATGCATCTAATGTGTTGATTCATGCAGAAACACATTCTAAATTAGATTCAAATCAAATTGGTGAAGCCAGTAAAGGCAAGGTAAGTCGAGAAGAGCAACAAGGTTATAGTTCACCACATGAAGAATTAGCTGCTACAGCCAGTTGTATGAAATTAGGTGCATTGAGCTATccgaaaggaagaagaacacgTCGGAACATGTCAAGACACTTAAGTAAGGTGGATAACCTAAATGGCCCATCCTCTGTAAGTGATGGGGAAGAAGTTAACAAGCAATCTGTTACAGTACAACAAAGGAATAATGACAATGTTAAAAGTTCTTGTATCAAACTTGATGTGAAGAGGAAAACACAATCAGCTGCATACCCTTGTCCATTTTTGCCCTCTGCAGAAAAGAAGGCTGAAGAAAATTTGTTAAGGATAGATCATTCTGGTTCGGCTGATGCTAATGATAACTTGGATTCAATGGGTATGAATGGAAATTTAATTCCTAAAAGCCAGATTGGATCCAAGGCCTCCATGCAGCCTGGCAAGAAAGATGAAACTACTGAACATGAAGAAGTAAATACCATGTTAGCAGCATCACCAAGTGAGAAAGCTACGCCATCTCATTCAGCATGTACTACACCCAGTAATGGCACACCCATAAACGCAGCATCACCTGTTTGTTTGGGTAATGAATATCCCAAACAGTCCTGCAGAAAGAGCCTATCAAGATCGTGCCTCAAGAAAGAGCTTACGAGATTAGGTGCCACCAAAGCAGTACCTACTCCTGCATTAAAAgatttgagaagaagaagagatataaCTACTGTTCGAGTATTGTTCAGCCACCACTTGGATGAGGATATAATTAAGCAGCAGAAGAAG ATTTTGGCACGCCTACGTGTTCCACTTGCCTCCTCTTCTTCTGATGCCACGCACTTTGTAGCTGATAAGTTTGTCCGTACAAGAAATATGTTGGAAGCAATTGCTCTGGGTAAGCCAGTAGTGACACATCTGTGGCTTGAGAGCTGCAGGCAAGCCAGCTCCTTTATTGATGAGAGAAACTACATACTGAGggatttcaaaaaggaaaaggagattGGTTTCAGTATGCCAGTTTCATTGGCACGTGCAAGCCAATGTCCACTTTTACAG GGTAAGCAAGTCTTCATTACGCCAAATATAAAACCTGGTAAGGAGTTGATTGCAAGCTTGGTCAAGGCAGTTCATGGCCAG GCAGTTGAAAGAATTGGGAGATCTGCAGTTAAGGATGATAAAGTTCCTGATAATCTGTTGGTTCTTTCTTCTGAAGAAGATTATGCCATCTGTGTGCCTTTACTTGAGAAAG GAGCATCGATATACAGTTCGGAGCTTCTACTCAACGGAATAATCATACAGAAGCTGGAGTATGAGAG GCATCTTCTCTTTGTGGATCATGTTAAGAGGACTCGCTCCACAATATGGTTGAGAAAAGAAGGGAATCAATTCCTCCCTGTAACTAAATGTAAATAG
- the LOC122658635 gene encoding uncharacterized protein LOC122658635 isoform X2: MASVGADEGNSVVDGTGSDSDTQSPSASSFSSGGQSEDENDDELRTLQCTVPFQDIIPDETQVLDYQTQLLNLGDETQVLDYQDWNENMTQLVNGCDDEMLTDSDSQGTNGTLVLTDVDDNDGSERGIGDDVVEMEKRQLSPSNDQAEKDHVVDSDASTDDEHGSASLRDSSPVVGGITCGGTQILPDSNPSNSQFGLEVVHDHDKWRCDGSLKKPGNASKCTVGNPRVRQLFKDDSLAGYKESNCNIDGKNGGTESPQLVADDHKFVGLSYAESQEPGEQSQANALDVVDRFLSVNNVELSQDVHHGTTIKGNSPPVLKAKGPQSLAKRPNLSPVGTVGVYDWIDSREDEGGGCFFTKRKESFFEKEGHGRRSLTQPQNSRRKRGRNLTEESGQKEKGFNLHQKIIETKTKKNLAGELDKQLNVESPGKNLDVPGINSETPGAYEVGFDTQMAAEAMEALFYGDPSNQDVTDAHQVTDMVPCLKHVSPKKRAHPPGSGGNMRQSKQKKMLETKLSKETLTSSRKCNKRRKVKVSPDSEIEPKLRRHKFKSAQHLHSGNAVNGNESSVRRSSRLVRERKTVEPMNRAHVEDAGKYGSSAATNGHLPLSKRQRQEDYRTIIPIAHRTRQCIAVNSLKKTRNSSDDSEGGKDGILKVAVLEDKRKRRSSHVDASNVLIHAETHSKLDSNQIGEASKGKVSREEQQGYSSPHEELAATASCMKLGALSYPKGRRTRRNMSRHLSKVDNLNGPSSVSDGEEVNKQSVTVQQRNNDNVKSSCIKLDVKRKTQSAAYPCPFLPSAEKKAEENLLRIDHSGSADANDNLDSMGMNGNLIPKSQIGSKASMQPGKKDETTEHEEVNTMLAASPSEKATPSHSACTTPSNGTPINAASPVCLGNEYPKQSCRKSLSRSCLKKELTRLGATKAVPTPALKDLRRRRDITTVRVLFSHHLDEDIIKQQKKILARLRVPLASSSSDATHFVADKFVRTRNMLEAIALGKPVVTHLWLESCRQASSFIDERNYILRDFKKEKEIGFSMPVSLARASQCPLLQGKQVFITPNIKPGKELIASLVKAVHGQAVERIGRSAVKDDKVPDNLLVLSSEEDYAICVPLLEKGASIYSSELLLNGIIIQKLEYERHLLFVDHVKRTRSTIWLRKEGNQFLPVTKCK; this comes from the exons ATGGCTTCTGTTGGAGCAGATGAAGGGAATTCGGTTGTAGATGGTACTGGTAGTGACTCCGACACTCAGTCTCCCTCcgcctcctccttctcttccg GCGGTCAATCAGAAGATGAAAATGACGATGAGTTGCGGACTTTACAGTGTACCGTGCCCTTTCAAGATATCATTCCAGATGAAACACAAGTACTGGATTATCAAACTCAATTGTTGAATCTTGGGGATGAAACACAAGTACTGGATTATCAGGATTGGAATGAAAATATGACCCAGTTGGTGAATGGGTGTGATGATGAGATGTTGACCGACAGTGATAGTCAAGGAACAAATGGAACCCTAGTATTGACTGATGTTGATGATAATGATGGCTCTGAAAGAGGAATAGGGGATGATGTAGTTGAGATGGAGAAAAGACAACTTAGTCCTTCCAATGATCAAGCAGAGAAGGACCATGTGGTGGATTCTGATGCCTCAACCGATGATGAGCACGGTTCAG CATCTTTAAGGGATTCTAGTCCAGTCGTCGGTGGTATAACATGTGGGGGAACTCAAATCTTGCCAGATTCTAACCCGAGTAACAGTCAATTTGGATTGGAAGTTGTTCACGACCATGATAAATGGAGATGCGATGGTAGCTTGAAGAAACCTGGGAATGCAAGTAAGTGCACAGTGGGTAATCCAAGAGTGAGACAACTTTTTAAAGATGATTCACTTGCCGGATATAAAGAATCCAACTGTAATATTGATGGCAAGAATGGGGGGACAGAATCACCTCAGTTGGTTGCTGATGATCACAAATTTGTGGGGTTAAGCTATGCTGAGTCTCAAGAACCTGGTGAACAGTCTCAGGCCAATGCACTGGATGTTGTGGATAGGTTTCTGTCAGTCAATAATGTTGAGTTGTCTCAGGATGTTCACCATGGAACAACCATCAAGGGGAATTCACCTCCTGTCTTGAAAGCAAAGGGGCCTCAAAGTTTGGCTAAGAGACCCAATCTTAGCCCAGTTGGGACGGTGGGAGTCTATGACTGGATTGACAGCCGTGAGGACGAAGGAGGAGGATGTTTCTTCACAAAGAGGAAGgaatcattctttgaaaaagaaGGCCATGGGAGGAGATCTCTTACCCAACCCCAGAACTCCAGGCGTAAGAGAGGCAGAAACCTGACTGAGGAGTCGGGACAGAAGGAAAAAGGCTTCAACCTCCATCAGAAGATAAT tgaaacaaaaaccaaaaagaatcttGCTGGGGAGTTGGATAAACAGTTAAATGTAGAATCTCCGGGAAAAAATTTGGATGTACCTGGGATTAACTCAGAGACACCTGGCGCATATGAAGTTGGTTTTGATACACAAATGGCTGCTGAAGCAATGGAAGCCTTGTTCTATGGAGACCCTTCCAATCAGGACGTGACTGATGCTCATCAAGTTACAGATATGGTGCCTTGTTTAAAGCATGTTTCCCCTAAGAAGAGGGCTCATCCTCCTGGTTCTGGTGGCAATATGAGGCAATCAAAGCAAAAGAAGATGCTTGAAACCAAATTAAGCAAAGAGACTCTCACTTCATCTCGTAAATGCAATAAGAGGCGAAAAGTGAAGGTTTCTCCAGATTCAGAAATAGAACCAAAATTGAGGAGGCACAAGTTTAAGAGTGCGCAACACTTACATTCTGGGAATGCTGTTAATGGGAATGAAAGCTCAGTCAGAAGATCATCTAGACTTGTTCGCGAAAGAAAGACTGTGGAACCTATGAATAGGGCTCATGTTGAAGATGCTGGTAAATATGGTAGTTCTGCTGCTACAAATGGACATCTCCCCCTTAGCAAAAGACAACGTCAAGAGGATTATAGGACTATCATACCCATTGCTCATCGGACTAGGCAGTGCATAGCAGTAAATTCATTGAAAAAAACTAGGAATTCATCCGATGATTCTGAAGGAGGGAAAGATGGCATATTGAAGGTTGCTGTTCTGGAGgacaaaaggaaaaggagaagttCACATGTGGATGCATCTAATGTGTTGATTCATGCAGAAACACATTCTAAATTAGATTCAAATCAAATTGGTGAAGCCAGTAAAGGCAAGGTAAGTCGAGAAGAGCAACAAGGTTATAGTTCACCACATGAAGAATTAGCTGCTACAGCCAGTTGTATGAAATTAGGTGCATTGAGCTATccgaaaggaagaagaacacgTCGGAACATGTCAAGACACTTAAGTAAGGTGGATAACCTAAATGGCCCATCCTCTGTAAGTGATGGGGAAGAAGTTAACAAGCAATCTGTTACAGTACAACAAAGGAATAATGACAATGTTAAAAGTTCTTGTATCAAACTTGATGTGAAGAGGAAAACACAATCAGCTGCATACCCTTGTCCATTTTTGCCCTCTGCAGAAAAGAAGGCTGAAGAAAATTTGTTAAGGATAGATCATTCTGGTTCGGCTGATGCTAATGATAACTTGGATTCAATGGGTATGAATGGAAATTTAATTCCTAAAAGCCAGATTGGATCCAAGGCCTCCATGCAGCCTGGCAAGAAAGATGAAACTACTGAACATGAAGAAGTAAATACCATGTTAGCAGCATCACCAAGTGAGAAAGCTACGCCATCTCATTCAGCATGTACTACACCCAGTAATGGCACACCCATAAACGCAGCATCACCTGTTTGTTTGGGTAATGAATATCCCAAACAGTCCTGCAGAAAGAGCCTATCAAGATCGTGCCTCAAGAAAGAGCTTACGAGATTAGGTGCCACCAAAGCAGTACCTACTCCTGCATTAAAAgatttgagaagaagaagagatataaCTACTGTTCGAGTATTGTTCAGCCACCACTTGGATGAGGATATAATTAAGCAGCAGAAGAAG ATTTTGGCACGCCTACGTGTTCCACTTGCCTCCTCTTCTTCTGATGCCACGCACTTTGTAGCTGATAAGTTTGTCCGTACAAGAAATATGTTGGAAGCAATTGCTCTGGGTAAGCCAGTAGTGACACATCTGTGGCTTGAGAGCTGCAGGCAAGCCAGCTCCTTTATTGATGAGAGAAACTACATACTGAGggatttcaaaaaggaaaaggagattGGTTTCAGTATGCCAGTTTCATTGGCACGTGCAAGCCAATGTCCACTTTTACAG GGTAAGCAAGTCTTCATTACGCCAAATATAAAACCTGGTAAGGAGTTGATTGCAAGCTTGGTCAAGGCAGTTCATGGCCAG GCAGTTGAAAGAATTGGGAGATCTGCAGTTAAGGATGATAAAGTTCCTGATAATCTGTTGGTTCTTTCTTCTGAAGAAGATTATGCCATCTGTGTGCCTTTACTTGAGAAAG GAGCATCGATATACAGTTCGGAGCTTCTACTCAACGGAATAATCATACAGAAGCTGGAGTATGAGAG GCATCTTCTCTTTGTGGATCATGTTAAGAGGACTCGCTCCACAATATGGTTGAGAAAAGAAGGGAATCAATTCCTCCCTGTAACTAAATGTAAATAG